In one window of Camelina sativa cultivar DH55 chromosome 15, Cs, whole genome shotgun sequence DNA:
- the LOC104746680 gene encoding endoplasmic reticulum-Golgi intermediate compartment protein 3 has protein sequence MGVKQALRSIDAFPRAEDHLLQKTQSGAVVSIVGLLIMATLFLHELSYYLNTLTVHQMSVDLKRGETLPIHVNMTFPSLPCDVLSVDAIDMSGKHEVDLDTNIWKLRLNSHGHIIGTEYLSDLVEKGHEHGHGHSSHKHDGKEEHKNETEIETLSSLGFDQAAETMIKKVKQALSDGEGCRVYGVLDVQRVAGNFHISVHGLNIYVAQMIFGGSKNVNVSHMIHDLSFGPKYPGIHNPLDDTNRMLHDTSGTFKYYIKIVPTEYRYLSKDVLSTNQYSVTEYYTPMTEFDRTWPAVYFLYDLSPITVTIKEERRSFLHLITRLCAVLGGTFALTGMLDRWMFRFIESFNKNPSTRSIH, from the exons ATGGGTGTGAAGCAAGCTCTAAGGAGCATCGATGCGTTTCCAAGAGCAGAGGATCATTTGTTGCAGAAGACACAATCGGGTGCAGTTG TATCAATTGTTGGACTTCTTATAATGGCCACTTTGTTCTTACACGAGCTGAGTTATTATCTTAACACACTTACAGTGCACCAG ATGTCAGTGGATCTAAAGCGTGGAGAAACTCTACCAATACATGTAAATATGACGTTTCCATCTTTGCCTTGTGATG TATTGAGCGTGGATGCTATCGACATGTCAGGGAAGCATGAAGTGGATCTTGATACAAACATTTGGAAG CTCCGTCTCAACAGTCATGGACATATCATTGGCACAGAATATTTATCTGATCTTGTTGAAAAGGGGCATGAGCATGGTCACGGTCACTCGTCTCACAAGCATG ATGGCaaagaagaacacaagaatGAGACCGAAATCGAAACATTGAGTTCTCTAGGCTTTGATCAAGCTGCTGAGACTATGATTAAAAAGGTGAAGCAAGCATTGTCAGATGGAGAAGGATGTCGG GTTTATGGTGTCTTAGACGTACAACGGGTTGCTGGAAACTTCCATATTTCAGTGCACGGGCTGAACATCTATGTTGCTCAGATG ATATTTGGTGGTTCCAAGAACGTCAACGTGAGTCATATGATTCATGATCTATCCTTTGGGCCGAAATACCCGGGAATTCACAACCCACTTGATGACACCAACCGAATGCTGCATGACACTAGTGGAACattcaaatattatatcaaG ATTGTTCCCACGGAATATAGATATCTTTCGAAAGACGTACTGTCAACAAATCAATACTCTGTAACTGAATATTACACGCCGATGACTGAATTCGACCGGACATGGCCAG CTGTCTACTTCTTATATGATCTTTCACCTATCACTGTGACAATCAAAGAAGAACGTCGAAGTTTCCTCCACTTAATCACTCGGCTTTGCGCTGTATTAGGCGGTACCTTTGCTTTAACAG GAATGTTAGATCGTTGGATGTTCCGTTTTATTGAATCTTTCAACAAGAATCCGAGTACCAGAAGCATACACTAG
- the LOC104746681 gene encoding 40S ribosomal protein S10, mitochondrial-like produces MITGVLRRSSLPSRQTLSAALTSFDSCLSHNLTPSSTAASSITPRFTLASSPNSFGREFHNRSEPPMFVPAGIAFHGYATSPESKFKDSKSKKSKLKIAPENVKPLSRKEIALQKEAAEESTSKIKGTKICIAIRSFDNPEKQAWCLPPHTRKVAMPDTRTLYTVLRSPHVDKKSREQFEMRFKKRFLVIKAQSHELSKKLFWLKRYRILGAQYELQFHCKTRLDMTKVFGNIADVSTTIAQ; encoded by the exons ATGATCACCGGAGTACTTCGCCGATCTTCATTACCGTCGAGGCAAACTCTCTCCGCCGCGTTAACCTCCTTCGATTCATGTCTTTCTCACAATCTCACTCCATCCTCCACCGCAGCCTCCTCCATCACCCCTCGATTTACTCTCGCGTCGTCTCCGAACTCATTTGGGAGGGAGTTCCACAATAGATCTGAGCCGCCGATGTTTGTTCCCGCAGGAATCGCGTTTCACGGTTACGCTACTTCACCAGAGAGTAAATTCAAAGATTCGAAATCTAAGAAATCTAAGCTTAAAATTGCTCCAGAGAATGTCAAACCATTGAGTAGGAAGGAGATCGCTCTCCAG AAAGAGGCAGCAGAAGAAAGCACATCAAAGATCAAAGGAACCAAGATTTGCATAGCGATTCGATCTTTCGACAACCCGGAGAAGCAAGCTTGGTGTCTTCCTCCTCATACCCGTAAAGTTGCGATGCCGGACACGAGGACGCTGTACACTGTGCTAAGGTCGCCTCACGTCGATAAGAAGTCGAGGGAACAGTTTGAGATGCGGTTCAAGAAACGGTTTCTTGTCATCAAAGCTCAGAGTCACGAGCTGAGCAAGAAGCTGTTTTGGTTGAAACGTTACCGTATTCTTGGAGCTCAGTATGAACTTCAGTTCCATTGTAAGACTCGTTTGGATATGACTAAAGTGTTTGGCAACATTGCTGATGTCTCCACCACCATTGCTCAATGA